One genomic region from Heterodontus francisci isolate sHetFra1 chromosome 39, sHetFra1.hap1, whole genome shotgun sequence encodes:
- the LOC137352757 gene encoding myelin-oligodendrocyte glycoprotein-like isoform X4 yields the protein MGLLVGGVGLLVKEVIPEAKVTKEKLNIMSSTKYIEGPNLQKLLLLLLLLNAVAAVSGYLPVPVSGFLGEQVVLPCIYKGNVPVSELQLIWWISNREILHRFIDGNDDLIQQDPRFRNRTNLFKDQLEQGNWSLMISDLMQSDQNEYQCQIYKRIGEHYQWQQADSVHLSVTGPGPSTGLVVGLVIAILVLVCIILVLLCIILVFIIQNRQRCSAS from the exons atgggactgCTGGTCGGCGGGgttggactcctggtcaaagaagtgatccCAGAGGCAAAAGTGACGAAGGAAAAGCTCAACATCATGTCCAGCACAAAATACATTGAG GGACCCAACTTACAGAaactcctcctcctgctgctgctgctaaatgctgttgctgctgtttcag GTTACTTGCCTGTCCCAGTTTCTGGGTTCCTTGGGGAGCAGGTTGTGCTGCCCTGTATCTACAAAGGGAATGTCCCAGTCTCTGAGTTACAGCTAATTTGGTGGATATCCAATCGTGAAATTTTACACAGATTTATCGATGGGAACGATGACTTAATACAACAAGACCCACGGTTCAGAAACAGAACAAACCTGTTCAAAGATCAACTGGAGCAAGGCAACTGGTCACTAATGATCTCTGACCTCATGCAGTCAGACCAGAATGAGTATCAGTGTCAGATTTACAAGAGGATCGGTGAGCACTATCAATGGCAACAAGCTGATTCAGTCCATCTCTCTGTAACAG GTCCTGGACCCTCTACTGGATTGGTAGTTGGATTGGTCATCGCAATTCTGGTTCTTGTTTGCATAATTCTTGTTCTTCTTTGCATAATTCTGGTTTTCATAATCCAAAACCGACAAAGATG ctcggCTAGCTGA
- the LOC137352757 gene encoding myelin-oligodendrocyte glycoprotein-like isoform X1 — MGLLVGGVGLLVKEVIPEAKVTKEKLNIMSSTKYIEGPNLQKLLLLLLLLNAVAAVSGYLPVPVSGFLGEQVVLPCIYKGNVPVSELQLIWWISNREILHRFIDGNDDLIQQDPRFRNRTNLFKDQLEQGNWSLMISDLMQSDQNEYQCQIYKRIGEHYQWQQADSVHLSVTGPGPSTGLVVGLVIAILVLVCIILVLLCIILVFIIQNRQRWKANKHNINHNEASNVIPLTGVTCLGSKVPCFTTAPEHQNGAAGEQNLLGNGAVQH; from the exons atgggactgCTGGTCGGCGGGgttggactcctggtcaaagaagtgatccCAGAGGCAAAAGTGACGAAGGAAAAGCTCAACATCATGTCCAGCACAAAATACATTGAG GGACCCAACTTACAGAaactcctcctcctgctgctgctgctaaatgctgttgctgctgtttcag GTTACTTGCCTGTCCCAGTTTCTGGGTTCCTTGGGGAGCAGGTTGTGCTGCCCTGTATCTACAAAGGGAATGTCCCAGTCTCTGAGTTACAGCTAATTTGGTGGATATCCAATCGTGAAATTTTACACAGATTTATCGATGGGAACGATGACTTAATACAACAAGACCCACGGTTCAGAAACAGAACAAACCTGTTCAAAGATCAACTGGAGCAAGGCAACTGGTCACTAATGATCTCTGACCTCATGCAGTCAGACCAGAATGAGTATCAGTGTCAGATTTACAAGAGGATCGGTGAGCACTATCAATGGCAACAAGCTGATTCAGTCCATCTCTCTGTAACAG GTCCTGGACCCTCTACTGGATTGGTAGTTGGATTGGTCATCGCAATTCTGGTTCTTGTTTGCATAATTCTTGTTCTTCTTTGCATAATTCTGGTTTTCATAATCCAAAACCGACAAAGATG GAAAGCGAACAAACACAACATCAATCACAATGAAGCATCTAATGTCATCCCTTTGACAGGGGTGACTTGTTTAGGTAGCAAGGTCCCATGTTTCACAACAGCACCTGAGCATCAGAATGGAGCAGCTGGAGAACAAAACCTTCTGGGGAACGGGGCTGTCCAGCACTAA
- the LOC137352757 gene encoding myelin-oligodendrocyte glycoprotein-like isoform X2, producing the protein MIWKEDLWFGEVNQSRIVGCHSKSFQGPNLQKLLLLLLLLNAVAAVSGYLPVPVSGFLGEQVVLPCIYKGNVPVSELQLIWWISNREILHRFIDGNDDLIQQDPRFRNRTNLFKDQLEQGNWSLMISDLMQSDQNEYQCQIYKRIGEHYQWQQADSVHLSVTGPGPSTGLVVGLVIAILVLVCIILVLLCIILVFIIQNRQRWKANKHNINHNEASNVIPLTGVTCLGSKVPCFTTAPEHQNGAAGEQNLLGNGAVQH; encoded by the exons atgatctggaaggaagatctttggtttggcgaggtgaaccaaagtcgaatagttggatgccactcgaagtctttccag GGACCCAACTTACAGAaactcctcctcctgctgctgctgctaaatgctgttgctgctgtttcag GTTACTTGCCTGTCCCAGTTTCTGGGTTCCTTGGGGAGCAGGTTGTGCTGCCCTGTATCTACAAAGGGAATGTCCCAGTCTCTGAGTTACAGCTAATTTGGTGGATATCCAATCGTGAAATTTTACACAGATTTATCGATGGGAACGATGACTTAATACAACAAGACCCACGGTTCAGAAACAGAACAAACCTGTTCAAAGATCAACTGGAGCAAGGCAACTGGTCACTAATGATCTCTGACCTCATGCAGTCAGACCAGAATGAGTATCAGTGTCAGATTTACAAGAGGATCGGTGAGCACTATCAATGGCAACAAGCTGATTCAGTCCATCTCTCTGTAACAG GTCCTGGACCCTCTACTGGATTGGTAGTTGGATTGGTCATCGCAATTCTGGTTCTTGTTTGCATAATTCTTGTTCTTCTTTGCATAATTCTGGTTTTCATAATCCAAAACCGACAAAGATG GAAAGCGAACAAACACAACATCAATCACAATGAAGCATCTAATGTCATCCCTTTGACAGGGGTGACTTGTTTAGGTAGCAAGGTCCCATGTTTCACAACAGCACCTGAGCATCAGAATGGAGCAGCTGGAGAACAAAACCTTCTGGGGAACGGGGCTGTCCAGCACTAA
- the LOC137352757 gene encoding myelin-oligodendrocyte glycoprotein-like isoform X3, whose amino-acid sequence MDRKAQQGPNLQKLLLLLLLLNAVAAVSGYLPVPVSGFLGEQVVLPCIYKGNVPVSELQLIWWISNREILHRFIDGNDDLIQQDPRFRNRTNLFKDQLEQGNWSLMISDLMQSDQNEYQCQIYKRIGEHYQWQQADSVHLSVTGPGPSTGLVVGLVIAILVLVCIILVLLCIILVFIIQNRQRWKANKHNINHNEASNVIPLTGVTCLGSKVPCFTTAPEHQNGAAGEQNLLGNGAVQH is encoded by the exons ATGGATAGAAAAGCACAGCAG GGACCCAACTTACAGAaactcctcctcctgctgctgctgctaaatgctgttgctgctgtttcag GTTACTTGCCTGTCCCAGTTTCTGGGTTCCTTGGGGAGCAGGTTGTGCTGCCCTGTATCTACAAAGGGAATGTCCCAGTCTCTGAGTTACAGCTAATTTGGTGGATATCCAATCGTGAAATTTTACACAGATTTATCGATGGGAACGATGACTTAATACAACAAGACCCACGGTTCAGAAACAGAACAAACCTGTTCAAAGATCAACTGGAGCAAGGCAACTGGTCACTAATGATCTCTGACCTCATGCAGTCAGACCAGAATGAGTATCAGTGTCAGATTTACAAGAGGATCGGTGAGCACTATCAATGGCAACAAGCTGATTCAGTCCATCTCTCTGTAACAG GTCCTGGACCCTCTACTGGATTGGTAGTTGGATTGGTCATCGCAATTCTGGTTCTTGTTTGCATAATTCTTGTTCTTCTTTGCATAATTCTGGTTTTCATAATCCAAAACCGACAAAGATG GAAAGCGAACAAACACAACATCAATCACAATGAAGCATCTAATGTCATCCCTTTGACAGGGGTGACTTGTTTAGGTAGCAAGGTCCCATGTTTCACAACAGCACCTGAGCATCAGAATGGAGCAGCTGGAGAACAAAACCTTCTGGGGAACGGGGCTGTCCAGCACTAA
- the LOC137352754 gene encoding CD276 antigen homolog isoform X4, which produces MYLRKGPNLQKLLLLLLLLNAVAAVSGYSVSGFLGEQVVLPCTYKGNVPVSELQVIWWIFKRGVLHNFVDGNDDLTQQDPQFRNRTNLFKDQLEQGNWSLMISDLRQSDQNEYRCQILQRSSPVFHQVVHLSVTERARTPVPNTPVPVSGFLGEQVVLPCIYKGNVPVSELQVIWWISNREILHKFIDGNDDLTQQDPQFRNRTNLFQDQLEQGNWSLMISDLRQSDQNEYQCQIYKRIGEHYQWQQTDSVHLSVTGPGPSTGAVVGLVVGILFLLLLQGFIVFIIQKRQRWNCVQKHHSINQNEASHVVPLTGVTCLGHKVPCFTTAPEHQNGAAGEQNLLGNGAVQH; this is translated from the exons ctgtttcag GTTACTCAGTTTCTGGGTTCCTTGGGGAGCAGGTTGTGCTGCCCTGTACCTACAAAGGGAATGTCCCAGTCTCTGAGTTACAGGTAATTTGGTGGATATTCAAGCGCGGAGTTTTACATAATTTTGTCGATGGGAACGATGATTTAACACAACAAGACCCACAGTTCAGAAACAGAACAAACCTGTTCAAAGATCAACTGGAACAAGGCAACTGGTCACTCATGATCTCTGACCTCAGGCAGTCAGACCAGAATGAGTATCGATGTCAGATTCTGCAGAGGTCGAGTCCAGTCTTTCATCAAGTTGTCCATCTCTCTGTAACAG AGCGAGCTCGTACACCTGTACCGAACACACCTGTACCAG TTTCTGGGTTCCTTGGGGAGCAGGTTGTGCTGCCCTGTATCTACAAAGGGAATGTCCCAGTCTCTGAATTACAGGTAATTTGGTGGATATCCAATCGTGAAATTTTACACAAGTTTATCGATGGGAACGATGATTTAACACAACAAGACCCACAGTTCAGAAACAGAACAAACCTGTTCCAAGATCAACTGGAACAAGGCAACTGGTCACTAATGATCTCTGACCTCAGGCAGTCAGACCAGAATGAGTATCAGTGTCAGATTTACAAGAGGATCGGTGAGCACTATCAATGGCAACAAACTGATTCAGTCCATCTCTCTGTAACAG GTCCTGGACCCTCTACTGGAGCAGTAGTTGGATTGGTTGTCGgaattctttttcttcttcttcttcagggATTTATAGTTTTCATAATCCAAAAGCGACAAAGATG GAATTGTGTTCAAAAGCATCACAGCATCAATCAAAATGAAGCATCTCATGTCGTCCCTTTGACAGGGGTGACTTGTTTAGGTCACAAGGTCCCATGTTTCACAACAGCACCTGAGCATCAGAATGGAGCAGCTGGAGAACAAAACCTTCTGGGGAACGGGGCTGTCCAGCACTAA
- the LOC137352754 gene encoding CD276 antigen homolog isoform X3: protein MGKELQGPNLQKLLLLLLLLNAVAAVSGYSVSGFLGEQVVLPCTYKGNVPVSELQVIWWIFKRGVLHNFVDGNDDLTQQDPQFRNRTNLFKDQLEQGNWSLMISDLRQSDQNEYRCQILQRSSPVFHQVVHLSVTERARTPVPNTPVPVSGFLGEQVVLPCIYKGNVPVSELQVIWWISNREILHKFIDGNDDLTQQDPQFRNRTNLFQDQLEQGNWSLMISDLRQSDQNEYQCQIYKRIGEHYQWQQTDSVHLSVTGPGPSTGAVVGLVVGILFLLLLQGFIVFIIQKRQRWNCVQKHHSINQNEASHVVPLTGVTCLGHKVPCFTTAPEHQNGAAGEQNLLGNGAVQH from the exons ctgtttcag GTTACTCAGTTTCTGGGTTCCTTGGGGAGCAGGTTGTGCTGCCCTGTACCTACAAAGGGAATGTCCCAGTCTCTGAGTTACAGGTAATTTGGTGGATATTCAAGCGCGGAGTTTTACATAATTTTGTCGATGGGAACGATGATTTAACACAACAAGACCCACAGTTCAGAAACAGAACAAACCTGTTCAAAGATCAACTGGAACAAGGCAACTGGTCACTCATGATCTCTGACCTCAGGCAGTCAGACCAGAATGAGTATCGATGTCAGATTCTGCAGAGGTCGAGTCCAGTCTTTCATCAAGTTGTCCATCTCTCTGTAACAG AGCGAGCTCGTACACCTGTACCGAACACACCTGTACCAG TTTCTGGGTTCCTTGGGGAGCAGGTTGTGCTGCCCTGTATCTACAAAGGGAATGTCCCAGTCTCTGAATTACAGGTAATTTGGTGGATATCCAATCGTGAAATTTTACACAAGTTTATCGATGGGAACGATGATTTAACACAACAAGACCCACAGTTCAGAAACAGAACAAACCTGTTCCAAGATCAACTGGAACAAGGCAACTGGTCACTAATGATCTCTGACCTCAGGCAGTCAGACCAGAATGAGTATCAGTGTCAGATTTACAAGAGGATCGGTGAGCACTATCAATGGCAACAAACTGATTCAGTCCATCTCTCTGTAACAG GTCCTGGACCCTCTACTGGAGCAGTAGTTGGATTGGTTGTCGgaattctttttcttcttcttcttcagggATTTATAGTTTTCATAATCCAAAAGCGACAAAGATG GAATTGTGTTCAAAAGCATCACAGCATCAATCAAAATGAAGCATCTCATGTCGTCCCTTTGACAGGGGTGACTTGTTTAGGTCACAAGGTCCCATGTTTCACAACAGCACCTGAGCATCAGAATGGAGCAGCTGGAGAACAAAACCTTCTGGGGAACGGGGCTGTCCAGCACTAA
- the LOC137352754 gene encoding CD276 antigen homolog isoform X2: protein MDRKALQGPNLQKLLLLLLLLNAVAAVSGYSVSGFLGEQVVLPCTYKGNVPVSELQVIWWIFKRGVLHNFVDGNDDLTQQDPQFRNRTNLFKDQLEQGNWSLMISDLRQSDQNEYRCQILQRSSPVFHQVVHLSVTERARTPVPNTPVPVSGFLGEQVVLPCIYKGNVPVSELQVIWWISNREILHKFIDGNDDLTQQDPQFRNRTNLFQDQLEQGNWSLMISDLRQSDQNEYQCQIYKRIGEHYQWQQTDSVHLSVTGPGPSTGAVVGLVVGILFLLLLQGFIVFIIQKRQRWNCVQKHHSINQNEASHVVPLTGVTCLGHKVPCFTTAPEHQNGAAGEQNLLGNGAVQH, encoded by the exons ctgtttcag GTTACTCAGTTTCTGGGTTCCTTGGGGAGCAGGTTGTGCTGCCCTGTACCTACAAAGGGAATGTCCCAGTCTCTGAGTTACAGGTAATTTGGTGGATATTCAAGCGCGGAGTTTTACATAATTTTGTCGATGGGAACGATGATTTAACACAACAAGACCCACAGTTCAGAAACAGAACAAACCTGTTCAAAGATCAACTGGAACAAGGCAACTGGTCACTCATGATCTCTGACCTCAGGCAGTCAGACCAGAATGAGTATCGATGTCAGATTCTGCAGAGGTCGAGTCCAGTCTTTCATCAAGTTGTCCATCTCTCTGTAACAG AGCGAGCTCGTACACCTGTACCGAACACACCTGTACCAG TTTCTGGGTTCCTTGGGGAGCAGGTTGTGCTGCCCTGTATCTACAAAGGGAATGTCCCAGTCTCTGAATTACAGGTAATTTGGTGGATATCCAATCGTGAAATTTTACACAAGTTTATCGATGGGAACGATGATTTAACACAACAAGACCCACAGTTCAGAAACAGAACAAACCTGTTCCAAGATCAACTGGAACAAGGCAACTGGTCACTAATGATCTCTGACCTCAGGCAGTCAGACCAGAATGAGTATCAGTGTCAGATTTACAAGAGGATCGGTGAGCACTATCAATGGCAACAAACTGATTCAGTCCATCTCTCTGTAACAG GTCCTGGACCCTCTACTGGAGCAGTAGTTGGATTGGTTGTCGgaattctttttcttcttcttcttcagggATTTATAGTTTTCATAATCCAAAAGCGACAAAGATG GAATTGTGTTCAAAAGCATCACAGCATCAATCAAAATGAAGCATCTCATGTCGTCCCTTTGACAGGGGTGACTTGTTTAGGTCACAAGGTCCCATGTTTCACAACAGCACCTGAGCATCAGAATGGAGCAGCTGGAGAACAAAACCTTCTGGGGAACGGGGCTGTCCAGCACTAA